In Nitrospinota bacterium, the genomic stretch TCATGGACCTTCTCAAGCTTGTTTACCTGAAGAAGAACAAGATGAAAGAACAGTCGGACCTGATGAAAATGAACGACTCGCCGCTGTTTAAAATATACAGGCTGGCGTTCCCCTTCCTGCACGCGGTTTTCGTGGCCGAGGATTTTATAGCCAGCCCGGCATTAAAAGGCCATATACTTGTGGTCGAGGTCGAAAGGGTATAAGCCTTAAGGGCGCCGGAATGAGCGATTTCCTGAAAGTAATCTTTAAAAACTACTCTATTAAAGACGCCCTGCGCGCCGAACTGGAGGAGGACATCGGTTTCCTCGTGCGCTCCATCCCGGGCGTGTTCGGGTTCCTTCTCCGCTACGCATGTTACAAAATGCTCTTCGGCAGGATAGGTTCCACCCCGTACATTTATCCCGGCGTCCGGTTCGTGTTCATGAAAAACATCCAGCTGGGCAAAGGCGTGCTGATAAATTCCAATACCTACGTTTATGGCAAGGGGGGGCTGGAAATAGGCGATAAAACGCTGATCTCGCCCAACTGCTCCATCGTGGCGGGGGACCATAACATGTCGCTTGCGGCGCCG encodes the following:
- a CDS encoding acyltransferase, which codes for MSDFLKVIFKNYSIKDALRAELEEDIGFLVRSIPGVFGFLLRYACYKMLFGRIGSTPYIYPGVRFVFMKNIQLGKGVLINSNTYVYGKGGLEIGDKTLISPNCSIVAGDHNMSLAAPIIEQASKADKIVIGKNCWIGANCVVVGGVTIADGSVIGAGAVVTKDTEPYSINVGVPAKKIGERK